Proteins from a genomic interval of Streptomyces sp. Tu6071:
- a CDS encoding serine/threonine-protein kinase → MNEQACQRPGCEGRYEDVGGGELYCDTCGLAPVVAPDGALGSPPTGMTASGGRGASGGTAATHGSKAPGARAAGAGSGAVYGAGSGAVYGAGSGASYGAGAAYGSGSGAPHGSGSGATYGSGAVASYGSGGSASYGSAPSARASGSSRSSRRSVSGRLSGSSTARQVSARSTGSASSGSARGRLGAGLVSVPTVPRHDPRAAVLERAEVPERKRFCSRADCGAPVGRARGEHPGRTEGFCTKCGHPYSFVPKLGAGTVVHGQYEVVGCLAHGGLGWVYLAIDRAVSDRWVVLKGLLDTGDQDAMEAAISERRFLAEIEHANIVRIYNFVEHLDQRTGSLDGYIVMEYVGGKSLKEIANARRTSEGRRDPLPVEQACAFGIEALDALGHLHSRSLLYCDFKVDNAIQTEDQLKLIDMGAVRRADDEESAIYGTVGYQAPEVAEVGPSVASDLYTVARTLAVLAFDFQGYTTVYVDSLPDPAQVPVFQEFESFYRLLVRATDPDPARRFASAEEMAEQLTGVLREIVARRTGRPHPALSTHFGPELRVPDTELFLPAGGAVSALGVRDTGGGSGTGGGSGAGGTGWGRRRARTALAGEAAGTPALAPGTAPSAATPTGFGAPPSLPAQAGLPAPSGPPAQAAPPARAGLPPLPGGAPLPAPPAAPPSSPALALRPMRVPEAALALPVPRVDASDPSAGFLAGLHTAVHSELISALRDAPADSPEVRLREVRARLEMGQPDAAGRSLDDLERGYPEDWRVVWYRGLASLVTGELDRAALSFDAVYDAFPGEAAPKLALALCAEALGQLDNAVEYYRLVWQTDPGYVSAAFGLARVLFAAGERESSVRALETVPESSAHHAAAGIAATRARLRGRTPGQTPLADLRAAAARVGELGDAVDAVRAQTLTAEVLGAALDWVLSGRHGAGPQEGGLLGCPLDERGLRFGLERAFRTLARLAGDGGERIELVERANRLRPRTWV, encoded by the coding sequence ATGAACGAGCAGGCGTGTCAGCGGCCGGGCTGCGAGGGCCGGTACGAGGACGTGGGCGGCGGGGAGCTGTACTGCGACACGTGCGGGCTCGCCCCCGTGGTCGCCCCGGACGGCGCGCTCGGCTCGCCCCCGACCGGCATGACGGCGAGCGGCGGGCGCGGCGCCTCGGGCGGCACGGCGGCCACCCACGGCTCGAAGGCGCCGGGGGCACGCGCGGCGGGAGCGGGCTCGGGGGCCGTGTACGGCGCGGGCTCGGGGGCCGTGTACGGCGCGGGCTCGGGGGCCTCGTACGGCGCGGGCGCGGCGTACGGCTCCGGCTCCGGTGCCCCCCATGGCTCCGGCTCGGGTGCCACGTACGGCTCCGGCGCGGTCGCCTCGTACGGCTCGGGCGGGTCCGCCTCGTACGGTTCAGCGCCGTCCGCGCGGGCCTCCGGCTCCTCGCGCTCCTCGCGGCGCTCGGTCTCCGGGCGGCTCTCCGGGAGCAGCACGGCGCGGCAGGTGAGCGCGCGCAGCACGGGCTCCGCGTCCTCGGGCTCGGCGCGCGGGCGGCTCGGGGCCGGGCTCGTGAGCGTGCCGACCGTTCCCCGGCACGACCCGCGCGCGGCGGTCCTGGAGCGGGCCGAGGTGCCCGAGCGCAAGCGGTTCTGCTCGCGCGCCGACTGCGGCGCCCCGGTGGGGCGTGCGCGCGGGGAGCACCCCGGACGCACGGAGGGTTTCTGCACGAAGTGCGGGCACCCGTACTCGTTCGTGCCCAAGCTGGGGGCCGGGACGGTCGTGCACGGTCAGTACGAGGTCGTGGGCTGCCTCGCCCACGGCGGGCTCGGCTGGGTCTACCTCGCGATCGACCGCGCGGTCTCGGACCGCTGGGTCGTGCTCAAGGGCCTCCTCGACACGGGCGACCAGGACGCGATGGAGGCGGCGATCTCGGAGCGGCGCTTCCTCGCCGAGATCGAGCACGCCAACATCGTGCGCATCTACAACTTCGTCGAGCACCTCGACCAGCGCACGGGGTCGCTCGACGGCTACATCGTCATGGAGTACGTGGGCGGCAAGTCGCTCAAGGAGATCGCCAACGCGCGCCGCACCTCCGAGGGCCGCCGTGACCCGCTCCCCGTCGAGCAGGCGTGCGCCTTCGGCATCGAGGCGCTCGACGCGCTCGGCCACCTGCACAGCCGCTCGCTGCTGTACTGCGACTTCAAGGTGGACAACGCGATCCAGACCGAGGACCAGCTCAAGCTCATCGACATGGGCGCGGTGCGCCGCGCCGACGACGAGGAGTCGGCGATCTACGGGACGGTCGGCTACCAGGCGCCGGAGGTCGCCGAGGTGGGTCCCTCGGTCGCCTCCGACCTCTACACCGTGGCGCGCACGCTCGCCGTGCTCGCTTTCGACTTCCAGGGCTACACGACGGTCTACGTGGACAGCCTGCCCGATCCGGCGCAGGTGCCCGTCTTCCAGGAGTTCGAGTCCTTCTACCGGCTCCTCGTGCGCGCGACGGACCCGGACCCGGCGCGCCGCTTCGCCTCGGCGGAGGAGATGGCGGAGCAGCTCACGGGGGTGCTGCGGGAGATCGTGGCCCGCCGCACGGGCCGCCCGCACCCCGCGCTCTCGACCCACTTCGGGCCCGAGCTGCGCGTCCCCGACACGGAGTTGTTCCTCCCGGCGGGCGGGGCGGTCTCGGCGCTCGGGGTGCGGGACACGGGCGGCGGAAGCGGGACAGGCGGCGGAAGCGGTGCGGGCGGGACGGGCTGGGGGCGGCGCCGGGCGCGTACGGCCCTGGCGGGAGAGGCGGCGGGCACCCCGGCGCTCGCTCCGGGCACCGCCCCGAGCGCCGCCACACCCACCGGCTTCGGCGCCCCGCCGAGCCTGCCCGCACAAGCCGGACTGCCCGCGCCCTCCGGACCGCCCGCGCAGGCCGCCCCGCCCGCGCGGGCCGGTCTCCCGCCGCTGCCCGGAGGTGCCCCGCTCCCCGCGCCTCCCGCCGCGCCCCCCTCCTCCCCCGCTCTCGCGCTGCGCCCGATGCGGGTCCCCGAGGCGGCGCTCGCGCTGCCGGTGCCGCGGGTGGACGCGAGCGACCCGAGCGCGGGCTTCCTCGCCGGTCTGCACACGGCGGTGCACAGCGAGTTGATCAGCGCCCTGCGCGACGCCCCCGCCGATTCGCCCGAGGTGCGGCTGCGCGAGGTGCGGGCGCGCCTGGAGATGGGCCAGCCGGACGCGGCGGGCCGCTCGCTCGACGACCTGGAGCGCGGGTACCCCGAGGACTGGCGGGTCGTCTGGTACCGGGGCCTGGCCTCGCTCGTGACGGGCGAACTGGACCGGGCCGCGCTCTCCTTCGACGCGGTCTACGACGCCTTTCCCGGCGAGGCCGCGCCGAAGCTCGCGCTCGCCCTGTGCGCCGAGGCGCTCGGCCAGCTCGACAACGCCGTGGAGTACTACCGGCTCGTGTGGCAGACCGACCCGGGCTACGTGAGCGCCGCCTTCGGCCTGGCGCGGGTGCTCTTCGCGGCGGGCGAACGCGAGTCCTCCGTACGGGCCCTGGAGACGGTGCCCGAGTCCTCGGCGCACCACGCCGCCGCCGGGATCGCGGCCACCCGGGCGCGGTTGCGCGGCCGGACTCCCGGGCAGACGCCCCTCGCCGACCTGCGCGCGGCGGCGGCCCGGGTGGGTGAACTGGGCGACGCGGTCGACGCGGTGCGGGCGCAGACGCTCACGGCCGAGGTACTGGGCGCGGCGCTCGACTGGGTACTCTCGGGTCGCCACGGCGCAGGGCCGCAGGAGGGCGGTCTGCTGGGCTGCCCGCTCGACGAGCGCGGGCTCCGGTTCGGCCTGGAACGCGCCTTCCGGACCTTGGCCAGGCTCGCCGGTGACGGCGGGGAACGGATCGAACTGGTGGAGCGGGCCAACCGACTCCGCCCCCGGACGTGGGTGTGA
- a CDS encoding transporter substrate-binding domain-containing protein: protein MRDDERQPPATDGHEGAAERRAAPARPRVRLRGWGGIAAMAALCALAAIGALCLPGARAGAPSSGHDGVTAAPAPGASAAGYRSADGSCPYAYDRSASDKDDDAIVEEIRTRREHPGLPRGKLVVGVDQNSYRWGFRNPQRDGNNDIEGFDIDLAHAIAKDLLGDPDALVLRAIPTNRRVQAVADHDVDMVVRTMTITCRRLKDVSFSTPYFRTTQRIIVPRGSSVDGFNASLTGKRLCSADSSTAENVLTEGFKDKVELVSVPNQLDCLVRLQLGEVDALVTDGALGEGQLAQDPSLDMQGGPDENNPADRDSPAWEYYGIAMNQDSPQLVARVNKILEDFRADQWQATYTKWFGAGEKVEPPKADVKINLGTP from the coding sequence ATGCGGGACGACGAGCGACAGCCGCCTGCGACGGACGGGCACGAGGGCGCGGCGGAGCGGCGGGCCGCGCCCGCGCGGCCACGGGTCCGGCTGCGGGGCTGGGGCGGGATCGCGGCGATGGCCGCCCTGTGCGCCCTCGCGGCGATCGGGGCGCTCTGCCTGCCGGGGGCCCGCGCCGGGGCGCCCTCCTCGGGGCACGACGGGGTCACGGCCGCTCCCGCTCCCGGCGCCAGCGCGGCCGGGTACCGGAGCGCGGACGGCTCCTGCCCGTACGCGTACGACCGGAGCGCCTCGGACAAGGACGACGACGCGATCGTCGAGGAGATCAGGACCCGCCGGGAGCACCCCGGGCTCCCGCGGGGCAAGCTCGTCGTGGGCGTCGACCAGAACAGCTACCGGTGGGGCTTCCGCAACCCGCAGCGCGACGGCAACAACGACATCGAGGGCTTCGACATCGACCTCGCGCACGCCATCGCGAAGGACCTCCTCGGCGACCCCGACGCGCTGGTCCTGCGCGCCATCCCGACCAACCGGCGGGTCCAGGCCGTGGCGGACCACGACGTGGACATGGTCGTGCGCACCATGACGATCACGTGCCGGCGCCTCAAGGACGTCAGCTTCTCCACGCCCTACTTCCGCACCACCCAGCGGATCATCGTCCCGCGCGGCTCCTCCGTCGACGGCTTCAACGCCTCCCTCACGGGCAAGCGGCTGTGCAGCGCCGACAGTTCGACGGCCGAGAACGTCCTCACGGAGGGCTTCAAGGACAAGGTCGAGCTGGTCTCGGTGCCGAACCAGCTCGACTGCCTCGTCCGCCTGCAGCTCGGCGAGGTCGACGCGCTCGTCACCGACGGGGCGCTCGGCGAGGGGCAGTTGGCGCAGGACCCCAGCCTCGACATGCAGGGCGGCCCCGACGAGAACAACCCGGCGGACCGGGACAGCCCCGCCTGGGAGTACTACGGCATCGCGATGAACCAGGACTCGCCGCAGCTCGTCGCCCGCGTCAACAAGATCCTGGAGGACTTCCGCGCGGACCAGTGGCAGGCCACGTACACGAAGTGGTTCGGGGCCGGCGAGAAGGTCGAGCCGCCGAAGGCGGACGTGAAGATCAACCTCGGGACGCCGTGA